The window GAACATTGCTTGCTCCTTCGGCAGCAGCCAACAGTTTACCGTTTGTCTGTTCATTGGCGCTCATCGCATTATGCGCTGGCCCTGAGGGTAGCGCACATCATGAGAAGGGGCATAATGCACATCACGAGAACTCTGCGCTCCTCCAGTTTTTACTAAAATATGTGCTCGTTAGACAGGCAAAAAAAGTGGCACAGATAATCAAAGTGCGCGTATACGAGTGCAGTGAAATGTGGCAATGGCAATATCAGCAACAGCAGCACTATTActagtgcctgctgtactatcttAATTAATAGTAATTTCACAGTGGCTTAATGAATTAAGACATGCACCACTCCCTCACTATTGCTACATATCTGTACTTACTAGGGTATGAATTATGCGCATGAGCATACCTTGGTTTTGCATCGTGTCTATATCTCATGGGAAATAATCTCATCAGAATAAACCTCCCTAATTCCCTCTACAGGAAAGTCACTCCACTGTATCTCTAGTTTCAGTGTTTCACCACCGAATACAGATAATTGAGACCTGCAAAAGCCAACAAAAATTAGGACTCTGCCATGAGAAATAATTTCTCAACAAACACTCCAGTTTCTTTTTCAAACTGATTCATAATGCAGTAGATGCAGCAGACGCAGCGGGCTGGCGTGCGGCGGCGATTCGCAGCCGGCGGGCTGCCGAAGCCTTGATGTAGCAGGATAGCAGCCGAGAACGGGAATTAGGATTTGGGGAAAAGACATAGAACTAAATCACCATTGACATTCAGAACCGGGCGCCAGAAGAACTACCAAACGGAATCAGAACAGAGGGAAGACGCATACCCACTGCATCTCGATGAGGCGCATCAGCTCCGCCATGACCCGTCCCCGCCGCTCCCGCACCTTCTCCAGCTCCTCTGCCAGCGACACCTCCTTCTccctcgccaccgccgccgccctgctCTCCGCGTCAACCCTGGAAGCATACGACCTCACCGACGGCGGCGACGCGGCAGCCGCCGGTGCCTTCGCCTTCGATTTTGCAAGGGCGGCGCCGCCCAAGGACAGGGAGGCCGCCGCGTTGCCGTCCCTCAGCTGCAGCGGGCAGCGGCGCGAGACGGGGAGCAGCGGGCGCGCGGCCGCCGGCGTGGCGCACGCGGCGGGGGGCATGGGGGTGGACGGACGGAGGAGAGGAGGTGGAAGGGAGGCCGGCGGCGAGTGGGttgggagaggagaggaggttgGGGATCTGGATCGGGCTGCGTGGTTTTTTTTTAGACAGACGGGGGGTGGGTGGTGTGGGACGGTTGGTGGTGTGGGAGTGTGGATCGGGCCGGGGTGGACAcgcttagtagtagcgtgggttctTACCTGCCCTACTACTACTTACTAAGTAGTAGCGCTACTACTATGGCCTATCCCAGGGGTATTGTTGGAGACCATTTAGTAGCAGTGCGGGTTTATACCactcgctactactatcaacttagtagtagcgcggtttttatacccctcgctactactaattagcagtagcgcccaTTTTTAAACCGCGCTACTGATAAacttctgtgtataaggttttccttGGTAGtggagggacttgcgtgtggccttctactggattgataccttggttctcaaaaactgagggaaaaacttacgctactttgttgcatcaccctttcctcttcaagaaaaaaccaacgcatgctcaagaggtagcaggtgccgcattagttatcgacctttatttttttaatggtgtgtcgttcagttttgaagcacgactaactggtactgtttgcagagaaaatataaactactctaccactactccacctctagtactagtagtataaaaaagatatataggctggagcttcagagctttcttgctaagggctgcccacttgcttctcacactatcaccctctctctagatctaaaaaagacggcctctctccctcctcaccggtggtcacagatccgccggggaagaaaaggatgtgcagcgttgacgcactcgtcgtcggcgagcgaggtcacgcactgacgacaagtccgtcctctcagacctagcgcccgcgtgggatggcctccgtccccaagctcgttgccgtagtgcgtgcggaggacgacgaccacgagcgaagccacttcccgccgaccctcaggtatgctacctcttttcgaaccatacccttgttctattgccccatctgccacgtcgctgcatgtggatctttttccactccaccatcttcccaatttgctatcctttgctctgctggtcacgcagacgaaaacagaacaaaaatgggacgtaatccacatatgttgCCTGGATATTTATTGCTCTGgacaaccatacctccctcaccactctatgcgtctatggaggtacatcgtactggtgcgcccactgtccgaatgggcctcccatgctcttattgtcacttttttgctgttagtataacgccagcagttaagtcaagcaatgctactgctaaagtgatgccacatttaactaatgccgcacttagtctaatgccaccgataaatttaagcaatgccatttaatgtcactggattatttcagggttagctgttgattgtggatgtattaaaaaatcagctaaggcattctaatgttgttgcacagccagtataccgacgatgaaacttgttactaccttcagatttttgcactgttaatgcttatagattacatacctcactttcatgagataagttaactttttgtacagtgtcaccaaaatgccaaggcgctgatgtcattttattttggttaaactgcacaaaaaattatgaagacaagaggaaaggtcaagagtgggcacctcctcctccggctgttctcttgattcgttcgatcaagcttttatgtttgatcgattatcaagattgggatagcaatttttaagcccccccccccgagttcgaaatgatatttatagtgtaccaatgctgaaacgtgttacctttacattttgtattgttaattcttatagaaatcttccagtgctagattTTATTAAAatatgttcagtaaaaccattgtactgtaacctgtaataaaataactactctactgttgcactagccactggattagtgtatatttatagtattcgaaatttcgaatggtgttgcattagcgtatggacataaataaagtgtggaAAGCTTttccagatatgtgctcaagaaaactactacctgtttttctaaatactagacgtttgggtactttaaattgaaccgagaaaacgtcttatattaaggaacagagggtgtagagttcactcaaattatcccggtaaagatagtcacacctttgttaaaattaatgttcattatgttatcggaggaggtctgtaaatttgtctctaatgcctgtcgactacataactgacatcatgatgtaatgttaagtcatttccttttgtacagtgtcactgaattgtcaaggcggtgatggcattctattttagttgaactacacaaaatatgcttaaaagaagaggaaaggtcaggaatcaatcattctttcagaaagaactatatatgcctttctgacatcagccgttgttgccttatttattccttcaaacaggtggttagaaacagtcttgctaccttttcccattaagaaattggaatgcttatatttgtgagtctatgattcaactagtgccacttttatagtaatcacactttcaatatctatgcaaacagggatgctcgattttagtggaactgcacaaaaagtccaactggttcaacattaggagcatgttttcttccaaacctttatatacaattggtggcactatgagctgttcattacgaaggtacatggtttgctactatcttgctactctttttgtactgtcattagatagtaatactagtggtttgcatgtgaatttattggcagggtggacctacattggaggtgcatgacaggattcaatgattggatgctcaattttggttgtatcgatttcacctctttcatcattgcgaacatggatatccttggtctgatgaagaataggcgctatatttctgctctgaaccagcaaatcaattcagtatgaaattgtccagggcaaaacatgactgtatcaaattgtctagtgcaaaacatgacagatgctaagcggaagagacatgtttaaaccgaaaatacaaggtggggtatttgtttactagctgcttgatatttgtgcagacagagatgtctgcccgttgctatttggcaaacacacaaagtgactgcaattttggttgaagtgcacgagaatagtatagtcactacATGCTGTgtcatttgaaaatagacacagaaagattggatagtcacttcatggactgcggaaaagtagtattgtactatttattggccaacactaggtgcttcattgctttggtctgattatacaatagGCATCATTTttcctaagttaaagtttgtattccgaaaatagtctcgccgtgtgatcgagagaagaccaaatcatattgcagtggatgttcctccatcatgtgtggttcattctcatggttccagctgttcgtgaaaccacttacgtttgcaagaggaattgtagacttcacaaacaaatttgtctttcagtttgtactgaatgttggccaagagaagcatccatgttagtaggcagAACAAATgtttttttctagatctttgcttttggagctacatatttgtatatgatctgtgaatcattgagatgcattaacatgttccttatttctgttcgctcagtgtttacaagttactgatcgatcactagctagcctactaatgcgctcctggcagttttagttgcgaagcaagatccgaagtggcagttttttgaataaaaatgcctacctctgaagaaactgacaagctgctctgaagaaaatgccatgcgaatctaaAGAAACTGCCAACGAAAACGTttgcaaatgccttatctcccagctaaagttcatcaattaatgccctcggctgcgactcgttacatgctgctccgcgtactggttGCGAGCAattttgagtgcctgcatgcagccggccgtaattaaggcaactaactgatgcgaaaaaagatgtgctttaattgttgcgggccttttaaatctgtggaatcattattgacaagaagggagatgattcgagtgcactcgtttgaccgtcatgccggcgtgcgacccagcatggacgggacgggacgacacagtcataatttcagtttctctagttttccacggcaagctggcgcgctaagccatgcctgcttaattatgcattgaattccgatgaccgtcgcgctaccttccgcctataagtactgtttcccagccttctccggtggcaccgtgacccaactctccctatcctcataagcccccaccagcccgacgtcgctcgccacttatcctcgctctcgccacgtccgccatgcccccgcccgtccgcgataggcgaggccggaggcggtcaccgccggaactagtgttcggtttttcaccgaaaggcagacggagggaggaggcattctatcggtctttagatggcaatgcggagatcgaggacttgttggagcgtgaccgcctggcagaggagcaggagttgttggagcgcgaccgcttggcggaggagcagcgtatcaccgatttgcgccgccagcgggacatggagcagcagcgcaccgacgctctgagtcgcgagcagagcgcccgcaactgggccaactacgtggaggccggcgcccgacaaatagccctggaggctgtcgggcacgcacgcgttcgcgacgccgatttttactaccagctcatcaagtgggtttcccgcttagaagctgaagcttcggtggaccacgccggcatggaaagggccaacgcgcacgagcaacgcgccctatcgcacctctggcaagtccgaggcgaggcggaggatgccggtgccggcgtttagcgtgtaccgcagatggcggccgacatcatctagttagctaagagtaagttagtacttgtacgctactagagtattagtgggagtagatagttaacttggctatgatggttgtcaacgtggaagttcagtactctatatgtggatcagacctgttactttgctctgaatgttgaactttctgtttgaacgtatggactgggctgttattttttttaaatgggttgtatttgtcctccatgggtttagaggctgacttgtgggcctaccaagttgacgcgtacacaatcaggagatgattgtacgtggagaggatgacagcatggacccgccaaggtcatggcagtatgcaagcaagtgcctccttattttaagccaataaaaaatggctcctaatggatttctgacatctgggtcccatgccattgtcaacgtagtcaataaacgagagaattgcacaacgagcggctgacaccagggacccagcagctcgcccagttatttttgttttgggttaatttgataaatgccactccaaatctagtgtttctgagaaatgccactgcaatttccaaactttgaaaaatgccatttcatgccatttccagtggcatttttcgaagtctggagtggcgtttttcaaggtttgcaaattgcagtggcgttttccaaagtttgcaaaaattgcagtggcatttttcaaagtttggaaattgcagtggcatttttatgaatcgccataattggagtggcatttatctaatttgttttcgagacggaagcagggtgtcaactgggttgtgcggggcactctggcctgtctagacaaccttctcttttatgtttaccacagaccagcccagtagtttttttttctttctgaaaatggctagcccagtttttttgtgatttgccaagtaagtcgctttatCAGGCCTGttaggctgcaaatctttcaagacgaggagagcttcattcggctggccgagaaaatggcctatcggtaatgagaaatgggctgtacatttttaaaacacatcaaaccggcaagtagtttcaaatttctttttttcatttcgagattttaaattgcattgatttttatgtgtggacaatttgttggattttatattgatatacatttatttttaaaatcagtttgaatgtgactcgaaatttcgggattaaaaacagttcgaaccgcaccgaaatatgcaaaatttcatataattttttaaccgtggccacaacatgggctgtaatgctaacaaaaagaatatgggctccaaaaaaacccttaagaattagcaaatgggctgtaaattattagaaataatggcagatgggatgtatgatgttttccacagatttgaggctttcctaaaaaaaggttgacgcacaagcagtgactgttggatgtccatccaaccgccgtcgtgcttcttcaatctctgctcttcctgctccagccgctcaaacaagcgccggcgggactgcctgctccctcctccccgcggccgactgtgctgccgcgcaggcctcaccgccccaccgtactcccatcattggcctagccatccctctactaacccacacctgttgttattctccggcgacgacagatgaaccagtaaaccctcgtatagtcgtactcccctctgcgtgggaaacaactgccgagtcttccctagctccgtgtcgttcccttcctaggtctcgccgtcgtccaccgccctcgtgctctcggcacggcctggtcaacatggtcaacgaccgacatgcatctgaagtggactgtacgtggagaggtgctacctcttgagcactgcgttggttttcccttgaagaggaaagggtgatgcagcaaagtagcgtaagtatttccctcggtttttgagaaccaaggtatcaatccagtaggaggctatgcgcgagtccctcgcacctacacaaaacaaataaatcctcgcaaccaacgcgataaggggttgtcaatccctacacggtcacttacgagagtgagatctgatagatatgatagaatattttttttggtatttttgtgataaagatgcaaagtaaagtaaaagcaaagtaaaaagcaaaggaaataactaagtgttggaagattaatatgatgaagatagacccgggggccataggtttcactagtggcttctctcgagagcataagtattttacggtgggtgaacaaattactgttgagcaattgacaaaattgagcatagttatgagaatatataggtatgatcatgtatataggcatcacgtccgagacaagtagaccgactcctgcctgcatctactactattactccactcatcgaccgctatccagcatgcatctagagtattaagttcataaaaacagagtaacgccttaagcaagatgacatgatgtagagggataaattcatgcaatatgataaaaaaaatatcttgttatcctcgatggcaacaatacaatacgtgccttgccgcccctactatcactgggaaaggacaccgcaagattgaacccaaagctaagcacttctcccattgcaagaaagatcaatctagtaggccaaaccaaactaataattcgaagagacttgcaaagataaccaatcatacataaaagaattcagagaagattcaaatattgttcatagataaacttgatcataaacccacaattcatcggtctcaacaaacacaccgcaaaagaagattacatcgaatagatctccacgagagagggggagaacattgtattgagatccaaaaagagagaagaagccatctagctaataactatggacccgaaggtctgaggtaaactactcacacttcatcggaggggctatggtgatgatgtagtagccctccatgatcgatgccccctccggcggagctccggaacaggccccaagatgggatctcgtgggtacagaagtttgcggcggtggaattaggttttttgctccgtatctgatcgtttgggggtacgtaggtatatataggaggaaggagtacatcggtggagcaacaggggccccacgagggtggagggcgcgccctgggggggtaggcacgcccccctacctcgtggcctcctcttttgtttcttgacgtagggtccaagtctcctggatcttgttcgttctgaaaaccacgttcccgaaggtttcattccgtttggactccatttgatattccttttctgcgaaactcttaAATAGGCAAAAATCAGCAATTCTGGGCCGggtctccggttaataggttagtcccaaaaat is drawn from Aegilops tauschii subsp. strangulata cultivar AL8/78 chromosome 1, Aet v6.0, whole genome shotgun sequence and contains these coding sequences:
- the LOC109734378 gene encoding uncharacterized protein, which produces MPPAACATPAAARPLLPVSRRCPLQLRDGNAAASLSLGGAALAKSKAKAPAAAASPPSVRSYASRVDAESRAAAVAREKEVSLAEELEKVRERRGRVMAELMRLIEMQWVSIICIRW